In a single window of the Thermodesulfobacteriota bacterium genome:
- a CDS encoding Uma2 family endonuclease encodes MAHPQTKPADRYTYGDYLGWPEGERWELIEGVPYDMTPAPSRRHQAIQVALAGQVYAYLEGRPCELYLAPFDVRLPSSNEADEEVETVVQPDLVVVCDAAKLDDRGCRGAPDWVIEILSPSTAARDHMEKRALYEKHGVREYWLVHPTDGVVMVYRRGEGGRYGAPAVYSAEHQVPVGIFEDFTVDLKRVFAGA; translated from the coding sequence ATGGCACATCCTCAGACGAAGCCCGCGGACCGCTACACCTACGGGGATTATCTCGGCTGGCCCGAGGGCGAGCGATGGGAGCTCATCGAGGGGGTGCCGTATGACATGACGCCGGCGCCCTCGCGACGGCACCAGGCCATTCAGGTCGCCCTGGCGGGGCAAGTATACGCCTATCTCGAAGGCAGGCCCTGCGAACTCTACCTGGCCCCCTTCGACGTCCGGCTGCCCAGCTCGAACGAGGCGGACGAAGAGGTCGAGACGGTGGTCCAGCCCGACCTCGTGGTGGTCTGCGATGCCGCGAAGCTCGACGACCGGGGGTGCCGGGGGGCGCCGGACTGGGTCATCGAGATCCTGTCTCCCTCCACCGCGGCCCGGGACCACATGGAGAAGCGGGCCCTGTACGAGAAGCACGGGGTGCGCGAGTACTGGCTCGTTCACCCCACGGACGGGGTGGTTATGGTCTACCGGAGAGGTGAGGGTGGTAGGTACGGGGCACCGGCGGTCTATTCCGCAGAACACCAGGTCCCGGTGGGAATCTTCGAGGATTTCACCGTGGATCTGAAGCGGGTCTTCGCCGGCGCCTGA
- a CDS encoding thioredoxin family protein, with protein sequence MKLFLTLCAGALILLTSCAGPGGHHAGHAGHGKGPFARGDSRDLVQWHRLADAKDVAWILEKPLLVDFYVPEGCDRCERMDRDLWGNPEIARRVNEGFVPVRIDLTRNMSREEIALGRKYDYKYDCLLLFLDYTGEAIEDAGGGRMCFAEFVSTEWFLGHLERALAAASAHSRTP encoded by the coding sequence ATGAAACTCTTCCTGACGTTGTGCGCGGGGGCCCTGATCCTCCTGACCTCCTGTGCGGGCCCCGGCGGACACCACGCGGGGCACGCGGGACACGGCAAGGGTCCCTTCGCCCGGGGCGACTCCCGAGACCTGGTGCAGTGGCACCGGCTCGCCGACGCCAAAGACGTGGCCTGGATTCTGGAGAAACCCTTGCTCGTGGACTTCTACGTGCCCGAGGGGTGCGACCGGTGCGAGCGGATGGACCGGGACCTGTGGGGCAACCCCGAGATCGCCCGTCGCGTGAACGAGGGCTTCGTCCCGGTGCGCATCGACCTGACCCGCAACATGAGCCGGGAAGAGATCGCCCTGGGGAGGAAGTACGACTACAAGTATGACTGCCTCCTCCTCTTCCTGGACTACACGGGGGAGGCCATCGAGGACGCGGGCGGGGGCCGGATGTGCTTTGCCGAGTTCGTGAGCACCGAGTGGTTCCTGGGCCACCTGGAGCGCGCCCTGGCGGCCGCTTCGGCCCACTCCCGGACTCCCTGA
- a CDS encoding PLP-dependent aspartate aminotransferase family protein produces the protein MRIETRLARSGLGSDPATGALSTPIHPSATFAHPALGETTGYDYSRTGNPTRRVLEQALAGLEGGTAGFAFASGMAALSTLFLLFRPGDHLVVSDDLYGGTYRTLERVFRAWGLEVTYADLTDPREAAAAVRSETRGLLVETPSNPLMKVADLRALASLAEARGLLLAVDNTFLTPYYQRPLELGAHLVLHSATKYLGGHNDLLAGAIVVRDAALAERVGFLQNTTGPVLSPQESWLLLRSLKTLAVRLDRQSCSAGRIAAFLRAHPGVERVHYPGFPDHPGHGVMAAQSSGFGAMLSFRLGSAGAVERFLRRLRIVTFAESLGGVESLATVPSRQTHCDIPPHVRSRMGVTDDLVRLSVGLEAPEDLEEDLSWALGAGEAG, from the coding sequence ATGCGCATCGAGACCCGCCTGGCCCGTTCGGGGTTGGGCAGCGACCCGGCAACGGGCGCCCTGAGCACCCCCATCCACCCCTCGGCTACCTTTGCCCACCCGGCCTTGGGGGAGACCACTGGCTACGATTACTCCCGCACCGGAAACCCCACGCGGAGGGTGCTCGAACAGGCTTTGGCCGGGCTGGAGGGGGGAACGGCGGGGTTTGCCTTCGCGTCCGGCATGGCGGCCCTGAGCACCCTGTTCCTCCTCTTTCGCCCGGGCGACCACCTGGTGGTCTCCGACGACCTGTACGGGGGTACCTACCGAACCCTGGAGCGGGTCTTCCGGGCTTGGGGCCTGGAGGTGACCTATGCGGACCTGACCGACCCCCGGGAGGCCGCCGCGGCGGTCCGGTCGGAGACCCGGGGGCTCCTTGTGGAGACGCCCAGCAACCCCCTGATGAAGGTGGCCGACCTGCGGGCGCTGGCGTCCCTGGCGGAGGCCCGGGGGCTCCTCCTGGCGGTGGACAACACCTTCCTCACCCCCTATTACCAGCGGCCCCTGGAACTCGGGGCCCACCTGGTCCTCCACAGCGCCACCAAGTACCTGGGAGGCCACAACGACCTCCTGGCCGGGGCGATCGTGGTCCGGGACGCCGCCCTGGCGGAGAGGGTCGGGTTTCTCCAGAACACCACGGGGCCGGTCCTCTCCCCCCAGGAATCCTGGCTCCTCCTGCGCTCCCTCAAGACGCTCGCCGTGCGGCTCGACCGGCAGTCGTGCTCCGCCGGCCGGATCGCCGCTTTTCTCCGAGCCCACCCCGGGGTGGAGCGGGTCCACTACCCCGGCTTCCCAGATCACCCCGGTCACGGCGTGATGGCCGCCCAGAGCTCGGGGTTCGGGGCCATGCTGAGCTTTCGCCTGGGGTCGGCGGGGGCGGTGGAGCGCTTCCTGCGGCGCCTGCGGATCGTGACCTTCGCCGAGAGCCTGGGGGGCGTGGAGTCCCTCGCCACGGTGCCCAGCCGCCAGACCCACTGCGACATCCCGCCCCACGTGCGCAGCCGCATGGGGGTCACCGACGACCTGGTGCGGCTCTCCGTGGGCCTCGAAGCCCCCGAGGATCTGGAGGAGGATCTCTCGTGGGCCCTGGGCGCAGGGGAGGCGGGATGA
- a CDS encoding PLP-dependent transferase, translating to MSPHGQPRRRTATRLVGGRREVDPATGAVGVPIVMASTFHQTDAATPQAYDYSRSGNPTRHALEALVAELEGGTAGFAFASGMAATTAVLSLLSQGDHVVAARDLYGGTYRALTAVFSRFGIETTFADASDIEALAGAFRPNTRLLWLETPSNPLLRITDLRAASRLALERGALVAVDNTFMTPLLQNPLALGADIVVHSATKFLGGHTDLVAGCAVVAGADLARKLGMLQNALGGVLSPHDSWLLLKGLKTLKVRLEAEQRTAAELARRLFLHPGVEAVHYPGLEGHPGAETHASQALGPGAVLSFDVGSSERAHRVLGAVQLPAVAVSLGGVESILSYPWTMSHAAMPEAHRRALGIGPGLLRLSVGLEDPEDLWEDLAGPLAPRERVS from the coding sequence ATGAGCCCGCACGGGCAGCCCAGGCGCCGCACGGCAACCCGGCTCGTGGGGGGCCGCCGCGAGGTGGATCCGGCCACGGGGGCCGTGGGGGTGCCCATCGTGATGGCGAGCACCTTTCACCAGACCGACGCGGCAACCCCCCAAGCCTACGACTATTCCCGCTCCGGCAACCCCACCCGGCACGCCCTGGAGGCGCTGGTGGCGGAGCTGGAGGGCGGCACGGCGGGCTTCGCCTTCGCGTCGGGCATGGCGGCCACGACAGCCGTGCTCTCGCTCCTTTCCCAGGGGGACCACGTGGTGGCGGCGCGGGATCTCTACGGAGGCACCTATCGGGCGCTCACGGCGGTCTTCTCCCGGTTCGGGATCGAGACGACCTTTGCCGATGCCTCGGATATCGAGGCCCTGGCCGGAGCGTTTCGCCCCAACACGCGCCTTCTCTGGCTCGAGACCCCCTCGAACCCCCTGCTCCGGATCACGGATCTGCGGGCCGCCTCGCGGCTGGCGCTCGAGCGGGGAGCCCTGGTGGCGGTGGACAACACCTTCATGACGCCGCTCCTCCAGAACCCGCTGGCACTGGGGGCCGACATCGTGGTGCACAGCGCCACCAAGTTCCTGGGCGGCCACACCGACCTGGTGGCCGGGTGCGCCGTGGTGGCCGGAGCCGATCTGGCCCGGAAGCTCGGCATGCTGCAGAACGCCCTGGGCGGGGTCCTCTCGCCCCACGACTCGTGGCTGCTGCTCAAGGGGCTCAAGACCCTCAAGGTGCGCCTCGAGGCCGAGCAGCGCACCGCGGCCGAGCTCGCCCGCCGGCTGTTCCTGCACCCCGGGGTGGAAGCGGTGCACTACCCCGGCCTGGAAGGTCACCCCGGGGCCGAGACCCACGCGTCCCAGGCCCTCGGGCCCGGGGCGGTGCTGAGCTTCGACGTGGGCAGCTCCGAGCGGGCCCACCGGGTGCTGGGGGCCGTGCAGCTCCCGGCGGTGGCAGTGAGCCTGGGGGGCGTGGAGTCGATCCTCTCCTACCCCTGGACCATGAGCCACGCGGCCATGCCCGAGGCCCACCGGCGGGCCCTGGGCATCGGCCCCGGGCTGCTTCGCCTCTCGGTGGGCCTGGAGGATCCGGAGGATCTCTGGGAGGATCTGGCCGGCCCCCTCGCGCCTCGGGAAAGGGTGAGCTGA
- a CDS encoding DUF2325 domain-containing protein, with the protein MCVTLVGGMARLERPYRDEAELLGVELRVFNEGANRLGPAVRGADAVVVFTGKVSHEARRAAVRAAQARGIPVLFRHSCGVCSLRDCLACLTRARAGGRHRAP; encoded by the coding sequence ATGTGCGTGACGCTGGTGGGCGGAATGGCTCGGCTGGAGAGGCCCTACCGGGACGAGGCAGAACTGTTGGGGGTCGAGCTCCGGGTCTTCAACGAGGGGGCGAACCGGCTCGGGCCCGCCGTGCGGGGGGCCGATGCCGTGGTGGTCTTCACCGGCAAGGTCTCCCACGAGGCCCGGCGTGCGGCGGTGCGGGCGGCCCAGGCCCGGGGGATTCCCGTGCTCTTCCGCCATTCCTGCGGGGTGTGCTCCCTGCGGGACTGCCTCGCGTGCTTGACGAGGGCGCGGGCCGGGGGCCGACACAGGGCGCCGTGA
- a CDS encoding DUF2023 family protein has protein sequence MLDEGAGRGPTQGAVKVFCHHVYEFKKGLRNLVLHTTRAKHREAIEAKLEAEGIRYLVHPLGNGSINVFFGNAVCMEVLRRIGVGNLSRLSDEEDFLLGIMLGYDRLQQCARYLKRRDREAVEELAG, from the coding sequence GTGCTTGACGAGGGCGCGGGCCGGGGGCCGACACAGGGCGCCGTGAAGGTCTTCTGCCACCACGTGTACGAGTTCAAGAAGGGGCTTCGCAACCTGGTCCTCCACACCACCCGGGCGAAGCACCGGGAGGCCATCGAGGCGAAGCTTGAGGCCGAGGGGATCCGCTACCTCGTCCATCCCCTCGGAAACGGCAGCATCAACGTCTTCTTCGGCAACGCTGTGTGCATGGAGGTGCTGCGGCGCATCGGCGTGGGGAACCTGTCTCGCCTTAGCGACGAGGAGGACTTTCTCCTGGGGATCATGCTCGGTTACGACCGCCTGCAGCAGTGCGCGCGGTACTTGAAGCGCCGGGACCGGGAGGCGGTGGAGGAGCTGGCGGGCTGA
- a CDS encoding FeoA family protein — MIPLGLLSPGERAEIADVGPLGGCGSGCGKKGSAGSRVEDVGLRAGKVVEMLTNGSGGPILLKVDESRIALGRGVAMKILVRRQS; from the coding sequence ATGATCCCCTTGGGACTGCTCAGCCCGGGCGAACGGGCCGAGATCGCAGACGTCGGCCCCCTCGGGGGATGCGGGAGCGGCTGCGGGAAGAAGGGATCGGCGGGCAGCCGGGTCGAGGATGTGGGCCTGCGCGCCGGCAAGGTGGTGGAGATGCTAACCAACGGCAGCGGCGGGCCGATCCTGCTCAAGGTGGACGAGTCCCGGATCGCGCTCGGGCGCGGCGTGGCCATGAAGATCCTGGTGAGGAGGCAGTCATGA
- a CDS encoding FeoA domain-containing protein: MNLGRLKPGESGRITAIGAVGPLKRRLMDMGVLVGEVVKVVKVAPLGDPMEVTVKNYQLSLRKKEAEGIAVEVLP, from the coding sequence ATGAACCTGGGAAGGCTCAAGCCCGGCGAGTCGGGCAGGATCACCGCCATCGGTGCGGTCGGACCCCTCAAGCGGCGGCTCATGGACATGGGCGTGCTGGTGGGGGAGGTGGTGAAGGTGGTGAAGGTCGCTCCTTTGGGGGACCCCATGGAGGTGACGGTCAAGAACTACCAGCTCTCGCTGCGCAAGAAGGAGGCGGAGGGCATCGCGGTGGAGGTGCTGCCATGA